In Actinomadura luteofluorescens, the sequence CGGGCAGCTGGCCGGGCTGTGGCTGGGGGCCAGGTCGCGCTGCTGGTGTTCGGGTTCTTCGGATCGTGGGGCGCCCGCCTGGGCTGGATCGCCACCGGCGCTGCCACCGTGGCGATGGTGTGGGCCGGCACCACCCCGCACGCCTCCCGGTGGACCGCCGCCGGCGTCGCGGTCCTGGCCTGGAGCGTGCTGTCGATCGTGGCGTTCCACGGCGCGGGCCGCGGCCGCCGCCTGACCATCGTCTCCGACGCCTTCGACCGCCGCCGACCGGCGCCCGGGAAGCAGCGAGCGGTAGCGGCCCCGAGGCGTGGGGATCGTCTCGGCGGCCGCCGAGGATGCGCCGAGACGATCCCCGCCGGACGGTGGGCGGGCCAGGGGGCGGGCGGGGTGTGTGTTTTGTGGTGGGAGTGTGCGGTAGCCGCTGGGGAGGCGAGGTATCGGTAACCCCTGCCATGGAGGGTGCGCGCGCGCCGGGCGGCGGCGAAGGCAGCGCACACTCGGCTCCCGCGCGCTCCCCGGGGGTGTGTGTTTTTCGGCGGGCCGGGGCGGTCGTTGTCACCGCGAATCGTCGCCGGGGCCTCCGCCGCGGTGTCGGCGACGATCCCGGCGGGTGAATCGTCGTCGCGGCCGCGCGGCGCCGGCGCGTGACGAACCACCGTGCGGGCAGGCATTCGTACGGCGGTGCCACGGGCGCCTGAACAGGCGCACACCGTCAGAGGGCGTTGGCCGGGGGAAACGAGGGCGAACGAGATTGACCGGGGCGGCGGCGACGGCCACCATCACGGCTGCGGAGGAAGGCCCCACCCTCCAACTGTGATTGAGCCGGGCGGGATGGAGTGTGACGGCTGGCGGCTCGACGACTACCCGCCCCGGGGCGATGTGATCTCCACACCCGGCGCCCGCGGGTAATCTCGGAGTCCATGACGGACGAGGACGTGCTGCAGGACGCGCCGCATCGCAGGGTGGTCCGTGTCGGCGACACCGTCCGCAGGCCCACCCACCCATGGACACCGGCCGTCCATGCGTTGCTCGGGCACCTGGAGCAAGTCGGTTTCCCTTACTCGCAGCGGCTGCTGGGCATGGACCAAGAGGGTCGTGCGGTCCTGACCTATCTGGATGGCGAGTCCGGCCCGCGCGGCTGGGCCAAGGTGGCCGATGATGCCGGGCTGAAGACCTTCGCCCGCCTGTTGCACGACTATCACGACGCCGTCGCCGATTTCCGCCCGCCCGATGAGCTCGCCTGGTTCACCGGCGAGAGCGGGCTGGGCGATGATCAGGTGATCTGCCACGGGGACTTCGGCCCTTGGAACATCGTCTGGAGGGGCGCGCGCCCGGTCGGGATCCTCGACTGGGACTACGCCCGGCCCGCCGACCGCATGCACGACATCGCCTACGCACTGGAGTACGTCGCGCCGTTTCGCGATGACGCCGAATGCCTGCGCTGGCTGCGCTATCCCCAGCCGCCCGACCGACGCCACCGGGTGGAGGTGTTCGCCGCCACCTACGGCCTGACCTCCACCACGGGGCTGATCGATGCGGTCATCGACGTCCAGCAGGACGGGATCGAGCAGGTTCGCAGGCTGGCCGATGCCGGACTCCAGCCCCAAGCCCGCTGGGTCGCTGACGGTCTCCTCGACGAACTGGACCAACGGCTGGCCTGGAGTCGAGCCAACCGCCACCTGTTCGAGTAACTAGAGGATCCCGAGCACGCCGCCAGACCGGGCGCCCACTCGCGGACCCAAGCGCTCGGTCACACCAACAGGTGGGGCCAAAACTCATCCGTGATCAAGGCAGCCAAGATCGTCAACTGGGGCCAAAAAACTCATCCGAAGATGGGGCCGCTACTCGTTCTCGCGGAGCTGCTGCCGCTAGTCCTCGCGGCGACCATGGCGGACGTCTTCCAGGCCCTCTTCGGATTCGGACTCATCGGCATCAAACGGA encodes:
- a CDS encoding aminoglycoside phosphotransferase family protein, translated to MTDEDVLQDAPHRRVVRVGDTVRRPTHPWTPAVHALLGHLEQVGFPYSQRLLGMDQEGRAVLTYLDGESGPRGWAKVADDAGLKTFARLLHDYHDAVADFRPPDELAWFTGESGLGDDQVICHGDFGPWNIVWRGARPVGILDWDYARPADRMHDIAYALEYVAPFRDDAECLRWLRYPQPPDRRHRVEVFAATYGLTSTTGLIDAVIDVQQDGIEQVRRLADAGLQPQARWVADGLLDELDQRLAWSRANRHLFE